Proteins encoded together in one Procambarus clarkii isolate CNS0578487 chromosome 11, FALCON_Pclarkii_2.0, whole genome shotgun sequence window:
- the LOC138363445 gene encoding uncharacterized protein, with translation MQISIDPELNLLSTIYDNHHFNDLNNRYFTAHDVNNVLTHNHNISVINLNVRSLGKHFDDVSALIETIDNKFSFIILTETWLKEDTTQLFNMPNYSAIHNCRQIQRGGGIALYYHQELTCLKVIRTRDCCGEYIFASFRVKGAESVLSVGAVYRIPNTDVSEFNSNLRNLILDNRLNKNHLIIAGDFNIDLCEPEHPTAVSFLNCMNSCFLIPLITRPTRITDSTATTLDHIWTNITSPLTSGIITDSTTDHYPTFLLTNISKPPLESRVIRFRLHNETAIDNFVTAADNVNWESELGNIGDIKLAVESFLQKTLCLYNTHCPMLTKQVTTKRLNNPWLTKGILKSINKKHDLEKKYRLGIISKEFSKNYSLLLSKIIRRAKTKYYEDKFTQIKSNIKKTWSTISQILGSKKILNNKPTLLSNNDGQLSASDSAIEFNRFFPSIGSSLANDIPSSSTDIKDYLTGNYPQSLYLKPINSTDVNEIILSLKTKSSALEEIPTLIYKKASRSLVPAIVLLFNKSLELQTFPDIVKKRE, from the coding sequence atgcagataagtatagacccagaactaaacctcttatccactatctatgacaatcatcactttaatgatctaaataacagatattttacagcacatgatgtaaacaatgtgttaacacataatcacaatatctctgtaatcaacttgaacgttagatccctaggtaaacacttcgatgatgttagtgccttgattgaaactattgacaacaaattctcttttattatacttactgaaacgtggttaaaagaggatactactcaactctttaacatgcctaactactcggcaattcacaactgtcgtcaaattcagagaggtggtggtattgctctttactaccaccaagaactaacatgcttaaaagtaattagaactagagactgctgtggggagtatatcttcgccagcttcagagtcaagggtgccgagtctgtcctgtctgtgggtgcagtctatagaattcctaacactgatgtgtccgaattcaactctaaccttagaaatctaatactcgataacagactgaacaaaaaccacctaattatcgcaggggactttaatattgacctctgcgagcctgaacaccctactgctgttagcttcctcaactgtatgaattcctgcttcctcatacccttaatcactagacctactagaatcactgatagtactgccacgactctagatcacatctggaccaacataacctctccgcttacttcaggtataatcaccgatagcactacagaccattaccccacatttctcttaactaacattagcaaaccacctcttgagtcaagagtgatacgttttagactacacaatgaaactgctatagacaattttgtaactgctgctgataatgtcaactgggagtccgagttaggtaacataggggacatcaaactAGCAGtggaatcttttcttcaaaaaactctctgcctttataacacccactgtcctatgcttacaaaacaagtcacaaccaaaaggcttaacaatccctggcttacaaagggaatacttaaatccattaataaaaaacatgaccttgagaagaagtataggttaggaattatctccaaagaattctcaaagaattactcgttattgctatctaagataattagacgagccaaaactaaatactatgaagataaatttacccaaataaagagcaacattaaaaaaacttggagcacaatttcacaaatattgggatcaaagaagattttaaataacaaaccaacactcctgtccaataacgatggtcagctttcagcctctgattctgctattgagttcaataggttcttcccttccattgggtcatcccttgcaaatgatattccatcttccagtactgacattaaggactatcttacaggtaactatccacagtctctgtacctaaagcctattaattccactgacgtcaatgagataatcctttcccttaaaaccaagtctagtgcccttgaggagataccaactttaatttacaaaaaagcctccagatctttagtccCTGCTATTGTATTGCTCtttaacaagtcacttgaactccaaacctttccagatattgtaaaaaagcgagagtaa